The Candidatus Bathyarchaeia archaeon genomic sequence TAGAAGCATAAACTCAACAGCCTTCCATTTCTTCAGCGAAGCCTCAGCGGTTGATAACCCAACATATCCAACTCCGCCCTCCTTTAAGCAAGCAATTCCTCTGGAGATAAAAGCCTTAAGTCCGCTTAAGGTTTCTAGGGGTTCTGAGGAGAAGACGTCGAAAGCGCCAATGAGCTCTTTTGGCAGAGGATTTGAGACATCATAATGCTGAAACTCTATATCTAACCCATTGTTCTCACGTAATCTCTCTATGTACTCACCGAGCCTCTTATCTATATCTAAGACAAGTATTCTAGATGGTAAACCCGTTAAGGATAATGCCACACTTAATAGGTCGTCATCGCCTATAAGCACAAAAGATTTTCCGTCTAGATCCCCATAATAATGCATTAAAGCCAGCCTGTAGATTACATCCTGCTCGCACATATAGCCCTGAAAGAAGTTTGCGTCCGGCATAGGTCTATCTTTAACAATTCGAATATATTCCTCCAGAATCTCCCTGAACTTTTCGTCGAGAATTACCCTTTTTCCCTCACATTTACAGCATATTTTGCTCTTGAATTCTAAAGCGCTCTTGTTAACTAGTTTTGAACCCTCCTCCGTAAGATGAATTTTTCCATCTTCTTTAACGCCTATTAACCCGTCATTAAAGAGGTTATTTATAGCTGCCACAAACTCTTTTACAGTATACTGATTTGCGTCAAGCAGCTCCCATAGACTCTTTTCAGACTCTGAGAGAACTCTAAGTATCTGAGATTCTATTTTTCTCATAGAAATCCCTTCTCAAAATCTTTTTCTCAACGTGAGATGGCTTAAGCTCTTCGATCAATAAGCTGAACGCTTTAAGCGCGGGCTCATCGGATCCGCACGTGAAGATGTCAAGGGCAACATAACCACATTCGGGCCACGTATGGATGCTTAAATGGGACTCGCTTAAAATATATGCGGCGGAAACACCATGAGGCTCAAACTGATGAAAAATTGAAGAAACAGCGTGAAGCCTGGATCTAGAAACAACACTATCTAGAATAACGCGTAGATCTTCTACTCTCGCTATCTTCCTGGGATCCACTCCCAGGAAGTCGGCGATTATGTGGATGCCCAATTTGAACATCCACCGTCTTTTTCTGATGTCTTATTAGCAGAGCTGTTCTCCGCCGACCACGCATACAGTATTGCAAGCCCCTTACTTTCAAAAATTAAGAGCTTAATCTTTTATAAATATTTCGGGCAAGGGATTTGTTGGGCTGGGCTATAAAGCCGAAAAAATGAGACTTTAAATTAAACTAACATAAAAATTTGTTATTTTTCTAAACCTGAAACTGTAAGTATCGGTTTTCCTCGGACCCTTCTGCGCCAAAGCCAAATACTATTGTAGTTGAGCCTATTTTGCTGACGACTTCTCTTATCTCGCGCATTAGCACCATACTACTTGTATCAACGTAAATGTTTTCATGGTTTGCCGCAAGATTCGTTATAGAGTCTTTCTGAAGATTGGCGAGAATAATTATATGGGGAAGAAAAGCAAATAAACAATTGAAATACTGTCTTAAAGATGTGGGTGAGGATCGATATTGCCGGTTTTTCTTGAAGACTTTGCTCGACTAGTTAATGATAGGAAGGATTATTTAAGAGAGAGGATTTTGAGGGGTAAATTTAATCCATTAGAAGAGGACTTTAGAAAGCACATGATTAACCATTGGGCGCCTCTAGAAGATTTAAATTCCTTCTTCGTCAATCTTAAAGACCTTAACGTTATGGCTGTTGATTCAAGCGTTTATACGAATCTTCTCTCCAGCGGCGGCCTGCTTTACATTATCAGAAGCATGTCAATGCAGCGCGATATCGCCGCCGCTAAGAGAATTGATATCGACGTAATATTCAGCAAAGATAAAATATCTAATGTCTATGAACTTATTGCCGCTAAAACGGAACTGTTGGAGTTTGAGGTGGCGCTTGAGGCTATAAAGAATGGTTTTGATGGAGATGCAATATTAATCGATGGATCATTATATGGCAGGGCCTCTCATATACCGCTAGAGCCTAGGGTTGAGGAGGAACGCGACCTCTTGCTACGCTATTTTAAAGTTTACAAGAGTCTCCTAGACCTATGCCGTGAATCAAATATCCTTTTAATGGGGGTTAGCAAGGAGAGCAGGTCAACCTTTTATCGCGATTATCTGCTTCACCTAATCTTCAATGAAAGGCTTAACGCATTAAGCATCAATACGGAGGACAAGAGGCTGCTTAGAGAGATATTTTTCCAGATACTTGATTCGGAGAGAGTTGCCCTAGAGAGATTTTATGGGCTTAAGAAAAAATATGGCGGCGACTTAAATCCCGTTGAAATGATTTTATGGGAATTAGCTTCCTCTAGACCTGACTACCAGCTGATAATGAGCTGCGTTTCATCAATTGGATACGCTTATCCGATGCTTCTGGGTCCAACCATCAGGATGGCGAAGCGTCTAAAAGAGTATCAGAAGGATCCTGAAGGATACGTTAAGAAGTATTTTCCGAGACTGTCGATGGAGAGGGGTGAGAGATTCATCCAATGGGCTTCTGAGGTTTTAAGGGATATATCGGAGCTTCCGAGCTTCGTCTCCTTCTACCTTCTACTAGATTGGAGGGATTCCCCTATCCGCATCGATATTCCGTTCTATGATAAAATGCTGTTTGAGGTTGATTGGCCTGAACCCATTGAGTTCAACGTTGAAGACGTTCTAAAAATTATGGTTACTGGCTACTGCGGGTTAAACGCGTACAATATCTGGCTTAAAAATGTGGATGAGAAGGTTAGGCTTAAGAGGAAAGTTGTAGACGAGATTTATCTTCCGTTTTTAGAGAAAGTTTTTGGAGAGAAGATAATTCGGGGTAGGGGGTATAGGCGTGTCAAATACCCTTAAGGAAATCGGCATAATTGTCGGCGAAGCCAGCTCAAGCGAATTCTACTTTAGCTCAAAGCCGGAGGAGATGCCTTCAAGATGGGAATATGTCGTCGTCTTCTCACTAGAAGATATCGGCGGCGCTCTGAAAGAGATACCCGTGATAGCTCAGGTTCAGGGAATAGTATCTGCGAGCCAAGCTTTAACGAGGGATCTCGACTTCGACATAACTAAGAAGATCGTGGAGGCCGGCATCGCCGATAGAAAGGTTTGGTGTAAGGCCAGAATACTCGGATATTTAAGCGATAACGGCGAAGTGCTCCAGCCGAGAAAGGCCGTTATGCCTGGAAAACCAGTTTACGTAGCTTCACGGGATCTGTTAGAGAAATTCTACTCGTTTCCAAGCGACGAAGCAATCCATGTTGGTTACCTCATTACTAGGAGCGATGTGCCAATATTCCTGTCTCTGAGAGGATTCAGGAGGCATCTTGCGATAATAGCTCAGACCGGGGCCGGGAAGAGCTATTTGGCTGGCGTCCTCGCGGAGGAGCTGCTTAGGAAGGGGGCTACTATCGTTATGCTGGATCCGCACGCGGATTACGTTTTTCTCTCTAAGACGGTTGAGGGAGGCAGGTATGAGCTATCTGACAATATTGTCGTTTTTAGAAACCCGGCGAGCACTGGAAGATACTCAGATACTGACGTTGGTAGGGTTGAGCCTTACGAGGTTTGTTTTTCAGACCTCGATCTAGATGAAATATGTTTGATTGCGAGGATAAGTGAACGCTATGTGAACATTAGGAATAGCCTCGAAAAGGCTATAGTGAACGTGAGGAGAAAGAAAACGATTTTCTCGCCTAAAGATGTTTTAGAGGAGCTACAGCAGGCGGATACTTGGGCCGCCGACGAAAAGGAGAGGGCTGCGGCCCGCGCGGCTCAAAAATACGTTAAACGTATAATTGGCATGAAGGTTTTTACAAACGTCTCCACTTCCATTGATAAAATGCTGAAGCCGATGCAGCTCTCTGTAGTTGATCTCTCAGGTCTTGAGGATGAGGTCTCCGATTACATAACATTTAGGATCCTATCTGAGATTTACGAGAAGGTGGCCGGCGGCGAATTCAAGTACCCTGTCTTCATTTTCATCGAGGAATCTCACCGATTTATTCCCCCTGAAGGAAAGACTTACTCAAGCACAACCATAAGGAAGATTGCCGCAGAGGGGCGAAAATTCGGAGTATTTTTAATCCTCATCACCCAGCGCCCATCGAGGATTCACTCTGATGCTTTAAGCCAATGCAACAGCCAGATAATTATGCGCATCACCAACCCCGAAGACCAGAAGGCGGTTTCAATAAGCTCTGAGCGTATGAGCCGCGATCTACTGGAGGATCTTCCAGGGCTTAATGTTGGGGAAGCGGTTATCGTCGGGGAGATAACGAAGGCACCCGTTATGATTAAAGTTAAGAGGCGGCGCACTCGTGAGGGTGGAGCGGACATTGATATTGTTGGAAAGCTTAAAGAAGCCTTCTCCGTAGCAAATAAGGGCGAAGTCGAATTAGAAACTGAGAAATTAAGGGATGAACTAAAAGATTTTTATTGTTAGAGTGATGGCTGATGGTTAGAATAGCTCATATTGCAGACACACACCTAAGCTTTCGCCAATATAATCTCGATGAACGGGAACGCGACCTCTATGATGTTATGGATGAGATAGCTGAGAGGATCCTAGAGGAGCGAGCAGACATTATTATTCACAGCGGAGACCTTTTCGACTCACCTAGACCACCCGCCCAAGCGTACTATGCTTTCAAAAGTTTTCTTGCGAAAACTAGTGGCAGAGCTAGGTTCTTCTCAGTTTTGGGGGATCATGATACGCCTAAACGCCGCGGTATGCCTCCACAAAAACTGTTTGACGATAAAATCCATGTTCTAGGGCTTACGGGCGGCAGCCATCAAGTGTTGCAGGTAAATGGGCGAGATATTTTAGTTGCCGGCGTATCGCACATAAGCCGCCGGTACAGAGAGATGCTTACTGAAGAGTTAAAGAAGCTGGATGCTGTAGCCGCAAATTATCCGATAAGCGTGATAGCTTTGCATCAGGCCATCGACAGGTTCTTTCCATTTGAGGATGCTTCAGAGTTAAGGCTTGACGATTTGCCGAGGAACTTTAAATACTATGCTATGGGGCACCTGCATAATAGGATGCGGGCTTCTTTCGGGAGAGGCGAACTCGCCTACCCAGGCTCAACCGAGATAATGAGAAGCGATGAAATAAGCGATTGGGAGAGGCGTGGGAAAGGCTTCTACATCATAGACCTAGATGGTGGCGACTTAGATATTAGGGAAGTCAACCTTGAAAGGATACGGCCGCAGCTAGAGTTTAAAATAAAATATGATGCTTTCGAACTTGAGCTTAAAAGGCTTATAGACTCACTTAAGGTTTATTCTGGTAGGAAGCCTCCAATAGCGCACGTAATTGTCGAGGGGAAGGAGATTGACCGCCAAAAGGTTCAACAATCCTTGAATAAAGCCTTAATGGGTAAGGTTTTGTATTTTCGCTCCAGAGTTATCGAGGAGCCTGAAAGGGATCTCGTTGATCTGAAGCCCGGCGATATTAACATAGGTTTGCTTTTAAGAGAGTATCTGAGGGATGAGAAGGTGGCCGAGTTTGGTTACGAGTTATTCAAGGTTTTAAAGGATGGGGATGTTGAAGAGGCGAAGAGAATTGCGGATGAATACTTTAAGAGGATGATGAAGATTGATTTTGAGAAGAGTGCATCTTGAAAATTTCATTTCACATAGAAACAGCGAATTAGAGTTTGATTACGGGATCAATATTATCGTAGGCCCAAATGGAGCTGGGAAAACGTCGATTCTGGATGCCATAAGCTTCGCGCTCTTCAACATACATGGTAGGGGAAAAAACGAGAATCTGATTCATAGGGACGCTGAGAGGTCAAGGGTTTTTGTAGAGTTTAGTGAGGGTGGAGTAAACTACGCTGTGGAGTGGGATATTGATCGAAAGAGAAGGCAGACGAAAGGCGTGTTATTGAAGGTTGAGGATGGCAGAAAGCTGGTTATAGCTAGGGGCGGCGGACGGACAATAATTTCGGAGATAGAGAAAATTACTGGCTTAGATGAGCATCTCTTTCTCCAATCAGTTTATGTTCAACAGGGGGAGATTGAGAGGCTGGTTACTGAAACGCCATCTAATCGGAAGCAGATGATTTCAAGGCTTCTTGGGATAGAGGATCTGGAAAAAGCCTATCAATACATGAGAGAGCTGATCGGCGACTATCAGAGCGTCGCCTCATACTTGGATGGCGAGTTAAAGAGAAAGCCTGAAGTTGAAGGTCGCATAAAAGTCCTAAAATCAGAGATAGACGCTTTAGAACACTCCCTTAGATCCGAATCCTCAAAGTTGAGAGATGTTGAGGAGAAGATTAATGTTCTCGAAGGGGGGCTGAAAGACTTTGATCGGAAAAAGGAAATATTTGTTAAGCTGAATTCGGAAGCTGCGGTTTTAGAGGCCAGCATCACAAATTTAACTAGAAGTTTAAGGCAGAAGGAGGTGGATTTAAAGGAGGCTGAGGCTGCTTCTGCAAGAGTCGAAGAGTTGAAAGAGGCTATTTCAAGGCTGCCGATAATGGAAAAGTATTGTAAGCTGCTCCAAGCGTTAGGCGAGAAGGAGAGGGAAATGGATCTCGAGCACCAGAGGCTTAAGCGCGTAGAGGAATTGAAGAGCATACTTGCACGTAATGAGAGAGCCTATGAGAGCTACTTGGCGAAGAGCGCGGCTCTCAGCCAAAAAATGGCGGAGAGAAAGATCTACGAGGGATCTAGGGAGGGACTTATGCGGTTGAAAAAACTCTATGAGGAGACTTTAGAGGAGAGGAATAGGAAGTCTGGAGCTTTAACGCGTCTGCTTAACGAGTATTCGCTTATCTTAGGCGAGAAAGCCACTATCGAGAACATTCATCTTCTCCTTGACAAAAGAAGGGGCGAATTTAGCGCTTTGAAGTCTGAATTAGAGAAGCAAGCGAGCATTATAAGGGAGAAGATTGGGAGCATTAGAAGTAGAATTGAGGATCTTGAGTCTAAGATATCTAAGATATCCGAGGCCGATGTCTGCCCAATCTGCGGGAGGGCTTTAACCCCTGAGCATAAGCTGAAGCTTAAGGAGGAGTTTGAGAAGATAAAGCAAGATAGCTATAGGGATATGATTTCGCTCCAACATGATCTAAAAAATGTTGAATCAAAGAAGAGGGAATGCGAGAAAAACTTAGAAAGGATGTCAACGATTGATCCGAAGAGGGTTTCTGAGATCTTAGACGAGATAAAAGAGTTAGATAAGAGGGCGCGGCAATGCTGGTGTGAGATGGAGGCCTTAAGAGGGAAGGTTGAGGTTTTAGACAAATTGGACTCTGAAATAGCGGCGCTTGAAGAGGAAGTTAAGGGTTTAGAGGAGGCTTACAGGGAATACGATGCTGCTAAGCGGGAGCTTAGCAGATGGCCGCGGAAAGAAGATATAGAGACTAATCTTGACAGGATTAATGGGGAGATAGAGGCGATTTCAAACGAGATAGAGGTTTTGTTAAATAGTCTCGGCTATAGGCCGGCGGATCCTGAAAAAGAGCTGGCTGATTTAAGGGTTAAGAAAGCCGAATACGATAGAAATGAGCCTTTAGCGAGAAAGATGAATGCTTTAAGGGCTGAAGTACAGAGTTTAGTAAATGAGATTTCGATTGAAAGCTCGGAGTTAGAGAGAATTAAGGCTTCAATTAAAGAGCTCGCTTACGATGAAAGCCTCCACAGAGCGATGCAGCAGAACTATGAGAAGAAGATTTCCGAAAAAATCGGGCTTGTTGAAAGGATATCCGGTCTAAGAGCCGAGCTAGAGAGAGCGAAGATGGAGAAAGAGAAGTGCGAGGAGGAGATGAAGCGGCTTCTGGAGAAGGAAAGGGAGAAAGCTAAGGTTGAAGAATTCATTAAAATCCTACAAAATATTAGGGATGCTTTCCATAAGGATGGGGTTCAACGATTGATTAGAGCGAGGTCAAGGCCCCTATTAGAAAGGTTCACGAGAGATTTTCTTGAGAAATTTAACTTGGAGATCTCAGACGTCCATATCGACGACGACTATAATATTTCGGTTATTGGTCCTGCCGGCCTCCAAAGCATAGAGCAGATCAGCGGCGGCGAGAGGGTTGCGCTTGCAATATCCCTTAGGCTGGCTATAGCGCGCGTTCTTTCAGATAGGGTTGAAGCCGTCATCATGGATGAGCCGACAATACATTTAGATGAGGAGAGGCGCAGGGATCTGATCAACATTTTAAGCTCATTCTTTAGGGAAGGCGGAAGAATTATCCCGCAGATAATTGTCATAACACATCACCATGAAATCGAGGATGCAGCCGACATAATGTACAGCGTAAGTAAAAGGGAAGGCGTCTCGGTAGTTGAGTTAGAGAAAACACTAAATTAAGTGCCTGGACATGCGATTATTTTGAAAAATAATTTGAAATGTGGTTCTCGCCTTTGAAAAACGGTGAATTTTTACTGTGAGGTTAACGTTTTTCTAGGTGGTTTTATCGCCTTTATTGCCGCAATTTTTGGCGTATAGTAGCTTGCTGCAAGTATTATTCCCCATGTTGCAAATGTGGCGGCTGACATAGCTGTTCCAACGATCGCCATTTCATGCAGCATTACCGGTATATCCGCTGGATTCGCCATAGCTGTCAGGAAAGGTGGCCATGGAACTATTTCGCCATGCCACGCGTGTTCTAAAGCCAGCAGTATTACGCCGCCCCATAATAAGGCGTTGAGAACCCAGACCTTCAGTTTTTCAGATAGGCTTCGCGCTGTCCTCTGCATGATAGATGTTATTATTGCTATCGCCATGGGAATTAGGAAACACGCCATGCTTTTATCCTCCGTAACACAAATTTTATATTTCGTAACACCAATATAAGCCTATTGGAGGAGGAAAACCATGTGGCTCATAATCTTAGCGTTTGCGGCCGCGATCGCTACAGTAATCTGGTACTCTAAGGCTGAGGAAGACAAATATATGCTTAAACTACTCTGCCTAATTCTTTGGGGCGCAACGATAATGATTCTAGTAGACCGCGTAATAGGCTATCTGATGAATGGTGGAGAATTTTTTGAGTTAACGCTAGACGCGGCAGCCCTGGGCTTCACAATGCTGACGGCTGCGCTGATCGTCTGGGGGATATCCCTACTGGTTAAGAATCCGAAGAATGTGCTCCGCGGGAAGGCTGGAAAATAATTTTGGTTTTCGCCGGGCAACAACCACAGCGTTTTTAGTGCTTTTCAGCATTCATGGTCTATTTAGTCTAGGTGTTCTAAAATCTAGATTAAAATAGTTCTCTGATTACAAGTATTTGCAAAGCGTCTCCTTTAAGGTGTGGATAGCGTTGAAATTAAATGTTGGATGGTTTTTTTAGTAGAATCGTAGAATTCTTGCTTGCCCTGATAAACGTTGCCCCATCCCTAACAGTGATCATTAATCCGCTGTTCTTCATAATGTTTCTCCCAGTTGGAGCCTACGCCGTTTTAGCGTGGCCTTGGACCATTCTCAAAGACCTTCCGGATCCGTTTCATCCGGGTGAAAGCCTATACTGGTTGACATACGCTATAAAGATTGATGAGGAAAACGTGCTTCTTCCATCCCTTTTCAGGTGGGGTATAATAGACCTATCTCTCCTAGTAGCTGGCTCAGCGCTTTTCCTGACAGCCTTCATATCTTGGCTGATGAGCCTAAAGAGGGGCGGAGGCTTAATCACCAGCGGAGTCTACGGGGTTGTTAGGCATCCGCAGTACCTGGGGATTATTCTTCTAACGTTTGGGATAACCATCAGAGCGCTTAGACCAGCATCCCTCATAGCGTGGATAGCCCTGCTAGTCGGATATCTGATTCTGGCGAGCCTAGAGGAGAAGCATTTGCTCGAAGTTTATGGTGAAAAATATGGAGAATACTCTAAGCGGACAGCGTTCATGGTGCCCTACATAAAACTTAATGTTCCAGGATGGCTCTCTCCGAGAAAACCCTACAGATACATGCTTCTCGTAGCTGTATGGGTTCTTTTAACAACTGCCATAATAATTGGCATGAGGAATATCGTCTTCGCACTAAGAAGCATATCCATTCTGGCGAAGCATATCTCCGCATAAATTAAGTTTAGCCGATAACTCTAGCCCTTATTAGCATCATCATTATCGGAGGATGCTCTCCAAGCCTTATAGAGCATCACGTATATTTATAGGCGCATCAACTTATGCAATAAAACGCTAAAGCACGCGATGTTTGAGATGAAAAAATTAACAAAGATTTTAATCGTCATAGCGCTGGCTACAGTTATAGTTGCCATGATTATCTATGAGCATCATGTCGGTTCTCGGAAACCAATAGTTGTGTTGGTAACCACAACCAGCACCTATGATTCAGGGCTACTGGACTACTTAATTCCTTTCTTTGAGGAGAAATACGGCATTGAAGTTCGCGTCCTCCCAATGGGCAGCGGCCAAGCCATAGAGGTCGCCAAGAGGGGTGACGCCGACATAGTTTTAGTGCATTCAAGGCAGCTCGAGCTCGAGTTCATGGATAGCGGCTACGGGATCCACAGGGTTGGCGTAATGTATAACGACTTCATAATAATTGGCCCTCTAGAAGACCCCGCAGGGGTAGATGGTTTAGAAAATGCTACTGAAGCCTTCCATAGAATCGCGCTTAAGGGCGCTGAGGGAAAAGCAGTTTTCATATCACGTGCAGATAGATCGGGTACTCACATGCTGGAGCTGAGCATATGGGAGAGACTCAGGGTGGCGCCTTCAAGCAGGACGCAGACATGGTACATGGAGGCTGGAGCCAGCATGGGCGCTGTGCTGCGTATGGCTAACGAGATAGGAGCCTATACGTTGACCGATAGGGCTACATGGCTATCCTTTAAGAAGGAGCTATTGAATTTGAGGGTTCTGGTTCAAGGCGACCTGATGCTTCTAAACCCGTACGCAATAATTCTAGTTAACCCAGAAAAACATCCCCATAGAAATTATAGGGGGGCGCTTATCTTAGCTAAATGGGTGACATCTGAGGAAGGTCAAAACCTAATTGCAAACTTTAAGAAGGAAGGTGAGACGCTGTTTCACCCAATAGCGCGCGACTTCAATAAAGCCAATAAGCTGGGTTTCCCGGATCAAGAGAGGGAGATAGCGTGGTATGACTCCCAAAATCCCTAAAATAAACTCTTATTCATTTTAACCTAGTAAAGCGAATCAAAAATATGGGGCTGGTGGCTATTATGGTTAATGAGGTGTTTTGGGAGGAGGTTCTCAATATAATTTTGCTTTCCCTGAGGGTTTCAGGCATATCAGTCCTGATGGGCGCGCTGATAGGTATACCGGTCGGCGCTATCCTCGGCCTTAAGCAATTTAAGGGTAAACATGCGTTAATGCGCTTCATGGACATTGCATTGAGAAGCGCTATAAACACTTTTATGGGTTTGCCGCCAGTCGTCGTCGGTCTTCTAGTTTATCTTCTATTGACTGCGTCTGGGCCGTTTGGGTGGCTTGGATTACTATATACGCCGATAGCGATGATAATAACGCAGCTAATAGAGGTTGTTCCCATAATTGTTGGGTTAACCATGTCGGCTGTCGCTAACGTCGAGAGACCTATTAGGGAGAGAGCCTTATCGCTCGGCGCATCTGAAGCTCAGGCGGTATGGCTTATTTTAAGGGAGGCTCGCATGGGGGTCTTAACCTCAATTATAACGGCTTTCGGCGCAGCGATATCGGAGGTTGGCGGCATAATTATCACTGGAGGAAACATCAGGTGGTGGACGCGGACGCTGACGACGGCCATTGTTGTTGAGACAGAGCTAGGCAACTTTACTATGGCGCTTACCCTCGGCGCGATCCTGCTATCCATAGCGTTCATAATAAATTTGGCATTAACGATGATTCAGCTTAAAGGAGAGAGGCGATAGTTGGCGACGGTTGAAGTAGAGCATCTGTTCAAAGAGTATTCTGGAAGGCAAGTTTTGAAAGATTTAAATTTCACCGTCGATGACGGAGAATTCTTCATTCTCGTGGGGCCTAACGGCGCTGGGAAAACAACTCTTCTCAGGATTCTTGATCTGCTTGAGGAGCCTACGAGCGGCAGGGTTTTCTTTAAAGGTCAACCTGTAGATTACTCGTCGAAAAATAGGGTTGCTATACGCAGAAGAATAGGTATGGTTTTTCAGCAAACAGTTCTCTTTAACACGAGCGTCTACGAGAATGTGGCTTACCCGCTGAAAATTAGAGGCTTAAGTGAACACGACGTTAGGCGGAGAGTTAGGGAGGCGCTTAAATTGGTTCAGATGGATGGGCTTGAAAGCAAAAACGCTTTAGGTTTGTCAGGTGGGGAGGCTCAGAGAGTGGCTATAGCCCAAGCGTTGGTGATAGAGCCTGAGCTCCTCCTTCTAGATGAACCTACAGCGAATCTCGATCCGAGAAACATCTCGATAATTGAGGAGATACTATCCTACGTTAATAGGGAAAAGCGGGCAACAATAATCATGACGACGCATAACATGCTCCAAGCGGAAAATCTGGCGCAGAGAGTAGCATTCCTGAATGAAGGAAGGATAGAGGCTATAGGAACATTTCA encodes the following:
- a CDS encoding bis-aminopropyl spermidine synthase family protein, producing MRKIESQILRVLSESEKSLWELLDANQYTVKEFVAAINNLFNDGLIGVKEDGKIHLTEEGSKLVNKSALEFKSKICCKCEGKRVILDEKFREILEEYIRIVKDRPMPDANFFQGYMCEQDVIYRLALMHYYGDLDGKSFVLIGDDDLLSVALSLTGLPSRILVLDIDKRLGEYIERLRENNGLDIEFQHYDVSNPLPKELIGAFDVFSSEPLETLSGLKAFISRGIACLKEGGVGYVGLSTAEASLKKWKAVEFMLLKMNSVITDIIRDFSKYGTVYETANYEMFTVRLKFPVSKNPGICWYKSSLFRFEVIGKPKPAIKPERHIAIKYIDWKDDITNPFLYMSEEKE
- a CDS encoding DNA double-strand break repair nuclease NurA, whose amino-acid sequence is MPVFLEDFARLVNDRKDYLRERILRGKFNPLEEDFRKHMINHWAPLEDLNSFFVNLKDLNVMAVDSSVYTNLLSSGGLLYIIRSMSMQRDIAAAKRIDIDVIFSKDKISNVYELIAAKTELLEFEVALEAIKNGFDGDAILIDGSLYGRASHIPLEPRVEEERDLLLRYFKVYKSLLDLCRESNILLMGVSKESRSTFYRDYLLHLIFNERLNALSINTEDKRLLREIFFQILDSERVALERFYGLKKKYGGDLNPVEMILWELASSRPDYQLIMSCVSSIGYAYPMLLGPTIRMAKRLKEYQKDPEGYVKKYFPRLSMERGERFIQWASEVLRDISELPSFVSFYLLLDWRDSPIRIDIPFYDKMLFEVDWPEPIEFNVEDVLKIMVTGYCGLNAYNIWLKNVDEKVRLKRKVVDEIYLPFLEKVFGEKIIRGRGYRRVKYP
- a CDS encoding methyltransferase → MLDGFFSRIVEFLLALINVAPSLTVIINPLFFIMFLPVGAYAVLAWPWTILKDLPDPFHPGESLYWLTYAIKIDEENVLLPSLFRWGIIDLSLLVAGSALFLTAFISWLMSLKRGGGLITSGVYGVVRHPQYLGIILLTFGITIRALRPASLIAWIALLVGYLILASLEEKHLLEVYGEKYGEYSKRTAFMVPYIKLNVPGWLSPRKPYRYMLLVAVWVLLTTAIIIGMRNIVFALRSISILAKHISA
- a CDS encoding AAA family ATPase, which encodes MHLENFISHRNSELEFDYGINIIVGPNGAGKTSILDAISFALFNIHGRGKNENLIHRDAERSRVFVEFSEGGVNYAVEWDIDRKRRQTKGVLLKVEDGRKLVIARGGGRTIISEIEKITGLDEHLFLQSVYVQQGEIERLVTETPSNRKQMISRLLGIEDLEKAYQYMRELIGDYQSVASYLDGELKRKPEVEGRIKVLKSEIDALEHSLRSESSKLRDVEEKINVLEGGLKDFDRKKEIFVKLNSEAAVLEASITNLTRSLRQKEVDLKEAEAASARVEELKEAISRLPIMEKYCKLLQALGEKEREMDLEHQRLKRVEELKSILARNERAYESYLAKSAALSQKMAERKIYEGSREGLMRLKKLYEETLEERNRKSGALTRLLNEYSLILGEKATIENIHLLLDKRRGEFSALKSELEKQASIIREKIGSIRSRIEDLESKISKISEADVCPICGRALTPEHKLKLKEEFEKIKQDSYRDMISLQHDLKNVESKKRECEKNLERMSTIDPKRVSEILDEIKELDKRARQCWCEMEALRGKVEVLDKLDSEIAALEEEVKGLEEAYREYDAAKRELSRWPRKEDIETNLDRINGEIEAISNEIEVLLNSLGYRPADPEKELADLRVKKAEYDRNEPLARKMNALRAEVQSLVNEISIESSELERIKASIKELAYDESLHRAMQQNYEKKISEKIGLVERISGLRAELERAKMEKEKCEEEMKRLLEKEREKAKVEEFIKILQNIRDAFHKDGVQRLIRARSRPLLERFTRDFLEKFNLEISDVHIDDDYNISVIGPAGLQSIEQISGGERVALAISLRLAIARVLSDRVEAVIMDEPTIHLDEERRRDLINILSSFFREGGRIIPQIIVITHHHEIEDAADIMYSVSKREGVSVVELEKTLN
- the speD gene encoding adenosylmethionine decarboxylase, translated to MGIHIIADFLGVDPRKIARVEDLRVILDSVVSRSRLHAVSSIFHQFEPHGVSAAYILSESHLSIHTWPECGYVALDIFTCGSDEPALKAFSLLIEELKPSHVEKKILRRDFYEKNRISDT
- a CDS encoding exonuclease SbcCD subunit D: MVRIAHIADTHLSFRQYNLDERERDLYDVMDEIAERILEERADIIIHSGDLFDSPRPPAQAYYAFKSFLAKTSGRARFFSVLGDHDTPKRRGMPPQKLFDDKIHVLGLTGGSHQVLQVNGRDILVAGVSHISRRYREMLTEELKKLDAVAANYPISVIALHQAIDRFFPFEDASELRLDDLPRNFKYYAMGHLHNRMRASFGRGELAYPGSTEIMRSDEISDWERRGKGFYIIDLDGGDLDIREVNLERIRPQLEFKIKYDAFELELKRLIDSLKVYSGRKPPIAHVIVEGKEIDRQKVQQSLNKALMGKVLYFRSRVIEEPERDLVDLKPGDINIGLLLREYLRDEKVAEFGYELFKVLKDGDVEEAKRIADEYFKRMMKIDFEKSAS
- a CDS encoding ATP-binding protein; the protein is MSNTLKEIGIIVGEASSSEFYFSSKPEEMPSRWEYVVVFSLEDIGGALKEIPVIAQVQGIVSASQALTRDLDFDITKKIVEAGIADRKVWCKARILGYLSDNGEVLQPRKAVMPGKPVYVASRDLLEKFYSFPSDEAIHVGYLITRSDVPIFLSLRGFRRHLAIIAQTGAGKSYLAGVLAEELLRKGATIVMLDPHADYVFLSKTVEGGRYELSDNIVVFRNPASTGRYSDTDVGRVEPYEVCFSDLDLDEICLIARISERYVNIRNSLEKAIVNVRRKKTIFSPKDVLEELQQADTWAADEKERAAARAAQKYVKRIIGMKVFTNVSTSIDKMLKPMQLSVVDLSGLEDEVSDYITFRILSEIYEKVAGGEFKYPVFIFIEESHRFIPPEGKTYSSTTIRKIAAEGRKFGVFLILITQRPSRIHSDALSQCNSQIIMRITNPEDQKAVSISSERMSRDLLEDLPGLNVGEAVIVGEITKAPVMIKVKRRRTREGGADIDIVGKLKEAFSVANKGEVELETEKLRDELKDFYC